The segment CCTCTGGTAAAAACCTGCAAAAGCTCCAGCACATTCAGAACTGTGCTGCCCGGGTCCTGATGAGGAGGCGCAAATACGACCATATCACTTCTGTTCTTAATTCACTTCATTGGCTACCGATCAAACATAGAATACATTACAAACTCTGTCTGCTCACCTATCAATGCATCCATGGAGCTGCTCCTGCCTATCTTAGTGAACTCCTCTCATTGCACGCTACTTCTCGAAGGCTTCGTTCCTCCACCTCCTTTTACTGCCTGCATCAACCTAAGACCAAACTTGCCACTATGGGGGATAGGGCTTTTCAGGCAGTAGCTCCACGACTCTGGAATGCCCTTCCAGAGTCCCTGAGAGCCCCACAAGGTGTGGAGGCCTTTAAAAAAGGTCTTAAGACTCACCTTTTTAAACAGGCCTTTTAGAactgtaagttttgttttaaattgttagtTTTAATTGTTAGTTTCAATTGTTAGTTTTGGTATCACTTGGTGCAAGATGTACTACTGTAAGCCCTAcaatttattctgtatttttattattactattattattatttttatttttttctttttcttttaatctctgtagcactttgagatttctttgaaatataaggtgcgttacaaataaaatttattattattattattatgcaacAACAGATGGTGTGATATCCAGTGGAAATTTGCAacacgttattttcaaggtttgactaaaacggcttTAAGGTTGTCACTTCTTATTATAAGAtcatcttggtttaaaactctgccatgaaaagcGGCAGGTGggttgcattccttcaaggaatcctaggcCTGTAACTTAATTAGAGCTCTATAGTTATTTGGGAGTGCAAATACctacagcagcagctagctgtgtcACCAtcagtgcagcctggagcacctccagcaggaatatcataatatttgtAATGCTAAAGTGATGACAGTGTTAagggtttaaaaataatgtttgcatgaactgttatGAAATTTGGGGTattcaagttgttttaagatgacagctgTTAATTAGGTCTTTGtccagactagctgttagctcataagtcagaactaaactctggttctccaaacggaggtcatttaaagagctgtcCAGAACAGCTAAGGTCAATTGTTCACAACCTCTCCACAggaccccacttcaaaaaagaGCTGAGCTATCGCTTCAACTTGAATTTGACTTTTGTAGTCCTTCTCGCCAAAACCACTTATGTCAGTTAAACCTGTTGTAGTCAGCCCAAGTTTCCATGCATCTCTAAAACATCTCCGCCTCATTAGTTTCAGTAGATTGGCTGCCGTGCTACAGATCAGCATTTCGACTCAGTGCTTTGCCTTCTCTCCACCACATCACCGAGCTGCTGGTCGTTGCCTGAGACAGTTTCTGTTCAGAGTCTGAGCCTGCTCATCTACACTGCAGCtccttcttttcttgtctttgtctgttttaactCTGTGTCTTTCAAGGCCTCTAAGCAAGCAGGACAAGCCTTGGTTGGGAAGGCCGCCACCCCTCCTTTTGAGAGCCAGCACCATCATTTGCTGCACTGCTTGGAGAAAACCACGGTAAAatactttcattttatttcaatttagcagctatttaaaatgaaaaataatcacgtgtgttgtttattttacaacccCAACTGACGTTGCATAAAACGTAAataaaggatttgcaaatctcataaacccatgttttatttacagtggaacatagtacatatatcaaatgttgaaactaaataaTTGTACCTTTTCTGTGGTGGAAAAAgggtctttttaaattttatggcacctgcacatctcaaaaagttgggacaagtccatgtgaagcatcccctcttcttttaacaacagtctatAAACATCTAggatctgaggagagcagctgctggaggttttggagggatgttgtcccattcttggctgatggaggattctagctgttcaacagtcctgggtctttgctggattttttcctggatgggagcatatttgttctaaaacctgtatatgcttttctgcattgatggtgtctTTCCAGATGTGAAAGCTGCTCGTGCCATAGGCCCTAATGTACTCCCACTAATGCACCATCAGagaggcttttgaactgtgcgctgataacaggctgatggtccctctcctctttagtatggaggacgTGGCATCTGATTTCCAAAAAGACTTTCAAATTTGGATTCCTctaaccacagaacagtttcccaatttgcctcagttcattttaaatgagctttgtcCAAGAGAAGACAGCggcatttctggatggtgttcacatacgGCTTCTTTGTATGATAGAACTTTAATCTGCTTGTGTGGACGgctcagtgaactgtgtttacagacacaGTGTTCccgagcccatgcagtgatgtccagaagaAAAGTccgacctgtttttaatgcagtgccgCCCGAGGGGCTGAAGATCATGGCCATCCAATAATgacttttggctgtttttgcTCACAAAGATTTCTCCAGATCCTTGAAATcatttgatgatattatgaactgttgATAATGGGATATTGAAAGCCTTTCCAATTTACcactgaggaacattattctgaaattgttccaccaTTTTTAGACATAGTTTTTTGCAAACCTCTGCCATGTTTTCTTCTGAGAGATTTATCCTCTTGAAATTCTTATTTTATACCCATATATCGCCTCccactgacctgttgccaattaacctaattaattgcaaaatgctcctctagctgtttcttatttgaatcactttcttttagtcttttgttaACCCTTTCTCATCTTTGCTTAGAATacgttgctgccataaaattcaaaataccttatttgtttccaaaaaacattacagtttcttagtttaaacatttgatgtttcattgtgaataaaccTTGGGTTTATGACTTccattgcattctgcttttatttacattttacacaaagtcctAACTTTTTTGGTTTGTACTATCTAACAGacttttcacagttttaaataGCTCTCTGTAGaaaacacattctttttttttatcattgcaTCACTCTCACAGTCTGTGCTTCATCTTCAGTACTGCCAACCTGTTACAGTaagttaaaaatagaaacaaagtgattttttttcctcatccaCGCTCAAACTGTAGGATCTATTTTATATGCAGCACGAGTTAAAAATAGCTGCAAATGGGGCTGGGAAATGTTGAATTCCTTTTTTTAGCTACATGGCAAGAATAACACGACTCTGCctgccagtgttttttttttttttttttttgtttttttccttcaaaacaaaccagcagGCTTTGTGTTTCACTATCTATAATTTAGAGGTGTAAGAGGCGCTTTAATGGTTATGACATAATTTTTACGCTCGCATCTTTAAACACTGCACAAAGACATGGAGAGGTAGTAAATCAGTCTGGCTCCTCGTGGATGATTTTTGCTGATAAAAGACTTGTTTGTCTGGAAAAACctccaagacaaaaaaaaaaagtgtgcataCCATCAGATGGATGTGCAAATGTTTACACGAGGCGCTCATAGTGTACATTGTAGATAACAGAGACATGAGCAGGGCtgaaagaaggggggggggggagagagaacAGAGATGTGATTTAGGATACGCCATCAGATCGTTCATGGTGACtctctgccacctgctggtgggACCGGCgacatatttaaaaactgaccTTCAAGTCACGTTCATTTATCACAGGGATAACAGTTGTGTTTTCACAGATGGCACTTAATATGGACATCTGGGCCAATATAGTTCTAAACCCCTTGATAATTCATTTCCCATTTATCAAAccattttctgttcagtctgCTTAATCCGTCTCTATGAGACATCTTTACTCGTGATTTAACAGAGCTGAAAAACGCAGCCCTGACGAGCAACGCCGAATCCAAATGTCCCCTGTCCCGTTCCCCCCCACGCAGAATCACGAGTTTGTGGACGAGCAGACGTTTCAGGCCAACTGCATGGAGGTCTCCGTGGTGAACAAGTCGGGCTCCCGCTCCTCCTCGCTGTCCTCGTCTCCGCACGGCCTCGGCTCGTGCTGCTCCCGGCGGCACAAGAAGAAGAGCAGCTTCAGCCCGCCGAGCACCAACAACCAGGAGCTCAGCACCATACAGATAAGAGAGAGGCCAGTGTCCAACAGGTAAAAGTCCCCACCTGTTACACCACCCATTACTTTCTGTAGGTAttccttaaaaacaacactcagtgattcacaagatattttgctaacaaaccgacagagttgattccaataggTAATAGCAAACAGATGTTctgtgatcagttagtgctcagagtacacgttggggatgactctcagctactaacacaccaaggTTTGGCTCCATATCCATACAATGGGgggagttatagacatttttgtgtttgtaaagatttctttgctgtggcagccatcttgaatgaggttacTTCCAAATtctaatcacttgtagatgtttACCAAATAACTAagttctgggagtttcattaacattcgCTCAGTTGTTCATGTCGTTACGGACGAACGAATGAACACAGAGAGACGCATGTAGAAACATCACCtctctgcaaaaaaacaggatgCAGCGATTTGTAAATCATCTGAATGATGTTCAAACGGAGaccttttactgtttgttttttattaatttttaaagtaacatttcCCAGAATAAACACTGCAGAAAGACTGGTGATTTTATCATATCTCGTGTTTGAAATCAGTTAAAGATTTGGAGAATTTCTAGTCACGTCTGGACACAAGAACCAGCATTGAATAGtggtgatcttcaggccctcgggcggttctgctgtgtttgtagtGGAAATCACTGCAGCAGCTCAGGAACTCTTCTGAGACCCGTTCTTTGTAAACACATTGCTTTGCTGCACTTACAAATGcaagtttcacattttacaaTACAAAGGAATAAACCATTTATGCACCACATTCAGAGTTTGGAGCAACATGTGCTGCCAtacaaacatcttttatttatttattattattattctgagCTTTCTGAATTTGTgccaggcaaacaaaacaaaacaaaacaaaaaaacaagatctgcTTGCAGTCCACAcctgaaaaaactaaaaactaaaaatgagacaaactggGTCCAAAAACAATGAGCAGTTCAAATCTCTATGTTCTTAGTTCCCATCCAATTACAGAGTGTTAAAGAAGCTGATGCAACACGGTGGAAAACATGCACTTGTCTTAATTTCTTTGAAACATGTTGAAGGAATTAAAGTTAGCCTCGgattagcctttttttaataagctgttttaaaaagcattcTTAAAAGCCCGACCAAGGACAAAGGCTGCTAATTAGCCCCTGGTTAGAAATCCTAAATCTGATGCAGAGATGCAAGAGATGTCTTTGGAAAATAGAgactataaataaacaatttaaaggtctaacattccttgaaggaatatatGTCACCAGAgcttcaaactaagatcatctcatgatgagaaatgatggccttatagctgttttggtcaaactgactgaattacggacatttttctgttttgtaatgtcagctggctgtggtggacatcctgaatcaagttgactccaaaatgggGATCCAAATGATTGctttttgaaaatttaattaaaatccgtcctgtggttcatgagatattttacacGGAAAGAGTTGACGCCAATCGGcaatgtcaaaattttaaacgaAGACCTCACCCAAGTGCTTAGCTGTCACAATATGAGTTGGGGATTGCTCCCACCTACCACcaaaactaaattttagcttaaaatcgGTAAAattaattgactttttttttggcttcggTGCCCATCTTGGATtctgttgacttcaaaagttattcagttctACCTTTCAGTTCTAAGTCTGGccactggtttgtgagatatttttgctaacagactcaggcaaaaacattacaataacagccaataataaaaaaaaataaaatcataacaaTTGTATATTAAACATAAAGTTCTTTGTTTTAGCATTTGGTGCCTTTGTGCACTCGAGGCGACACAAATGacctattttttgtttaaatcattgTGTTCTGTTTAAACGGTGTATATTTTATACCATCTTtacaactttgtttaaaaagtaggGATGGTCGATTATACAGTAGctcaaaaaatacatataaactAAAGTTTTACACATTTCATATATGTGTGAAACCTAATTAGATGAAAAACAGGGATGTTTCAGAAGATGCGCCACATGTGAACAGAGTGTAATCAGAGCTATTTTAATcatcataaatgttttttttatttttatgtttgtatttttcatagGCTTTGACAACGAAAGACGTTGTTTCCAAGAGTATTTCCTAGATAAAGGATAAAAGTTAGCATCTGCACGATTTAACAGAACTCTAGAAAAATGACCGTCGTGTCATGTGTTTACAAGGTCACCCCATCCTCCCTCCTCTGTCTCAACCTGCTCTCCCTTCGCAGCCGCTCCAGCCTGAATGCCAAACTCGATGAGACGGTGCCCTTGAAATGTGATGAACCCTACATCACCCCGTCCATGGTCAGCCTGTCTGCCCCGGTGGTGACCTCAGCAGACGAGGAcgcctccaccaccaccacagcgTACTCTCAGAGCAACATTGTCCGAGTATCTGCCTTGTAGATGTCACGTCTATATCTGATCTGATCAGCTAACTGGTCTCAAGAAGCACCAGATGCTGAGGAGAGGGACCACCGAGCATCAACCTGCCATAATCAAGAGGGATTATAAGATTAACAgaggttggattttttttttttttcctttctttctttttttttttttttcctgaagtaGAAAATTTCATCTGATGTCAAACTCTGCATGGTATTAAAAGCGGTGTGGACAGCTGCCCTGGACGCAGAAGTGAACCAGCAGATCTTGCTTCGTTAAGCACACCCGAACGAGGAGACGTTGGGAATTCATGATCATCATTGTTGCCtaaaaataagagaaagaaaaaaaaactttatttttgaatatgTAATGTAGTTGTATTCGTTGTCTCTGACTCCAAGGTGGAAAAGGCAGATGTTTGGAGATCATTCCCGATGGCCTCTGATAACAAAGCACATGTTTTTCATTGTCTAAAGGCCATCTTTGTGAATAATAAATCAGCCTGATCGCACATTCACCTCAACACCCatttaaacagattgttttgAAACTGCTTAATTAAATGctttatccccccccccacctctcacTGTTGTAAAACCCGAAAACTTACGTCCACCGGAATGGCCAAGCCTTTGTGAATATCCATTTTACTGACTCATGGACTGGTCTGCGTCATCGCTTGGcgaacaaaacacacactgctCTCCTGACATGTTTGTGAAATGTGCAAGTGAAAGTCAAACGACCAAATCTGTGTTAGCGTACATATTTCACATTCTGGATCTGTGTGAGAGCCGCTGTCGTTAGTTAACAATTGTTATTGATAACTATACAGGGTATACATTAGTTAGGGCACAAGTGAATACGTGGATGTTCTCTGCAACTAATAATAACCTTGATGTGGACGCATACGGTAGCACTGACCCGGAAAACTTTACTGCAAGAACTCCAATGGCTTCCTTACAAACGACAAGGTTCAGAAGCAAGACTTCATTGTGTTAAAGCAccattttgtatatttttcatATTGTAAATATCTCAGTTAGGACTTTATCAAATGCATTCGAAGTTGGCTCCTCTTATTTCTAGATTTAGTTGTTGGCGaaactctttctgtctgttaactGGTTGAATTAATGATTTGCATGCTGTCATtgcagaattttgtttttattaaagtatgtCTCTGCTCATTGTTGGAGGTTTGTCAGTGAAAAAAATGATCCAATGAAGGGAAACAAGAAGTGTGCTCTGATTTCAACTttgcaaatctgtttttaacGAAATCTTGTCATGGACCGCTTATTTGGAGCAATGGTTCAAATTCTTTGAAGCGGGGCTCTGTGGAAGTGTTCTGGAGacaacaaatatcttacctgttgtagaaagctcgttgaacagtttgaagaaatggtTTGATTCTGTTTGGACCGATGAGCTTATGGCTTGTCAGAGTGGGTTTGTCTTCAAACAGCTCCAGTCATAATCTTATAGCCATTCATGcaaacacctttttaaaaaaaactttacaccaatatcaattttgcattacagttatttatatTGAATTTTGGTTGTTTGTAAGCACaaatagctgcagcagcatctAGGTGTAGCAACTTTACTGCAGCCTGAGGCAAAAGTATCattatatttctgccagaacagagaaatacaaaacagacaGCAGAGTAAGGGTTTATTAAACAACGTGTTTGTGAAcctctttaaatcttttgaggctggagttgttttgagGCAGCAGttattcactttggtcttggccccactcagactagccgttagctatGCCCCCATTACTTCCAGTTATGACCCCCACACTGGCAACAGCTGGCTGCCGACGGACACTCTGTGCCGCTGCGTCCGGCAATATTTCTCAACACTGTTCAATTTTCAAGTGTCGCCGCTCCTGAGAAAATCCATTTAGATGTATACTCACTCCCCGCTCGGACAGTCGGGTTACTGTAGGAGCTCTCCTTTTATGCTTTCATTGACAGTTCATCTTCTCTTGTTTAGGCGTAACACCATTCcatatcaaaagtttaaaaatggatgaggaaatgttattttttagaGCTCAGAAATATCCAAAGCTACAGTATGTGATCCAAAATctctttatgaaaacaaaagcaaaaaagatgCTTAAGAGATTGGTTATTCtggtgagaaacaaacaaacaagagaaattAAGCTAATATTTTAACCTTGATCTGTGTTATTGCAGTGCACTTCAGCTTCACGCGTCCTGTATGTTTTAGTGGCACTCACTGACGTGCTTCCAGTGACGCACTGCGCCACGGTGTTCACACTCTGGTTTTGTCCTGAGTTTGTCCAAAGAGCGAAcgacaacaagtaagatattaattgttcacaacgtTTCCatagaaacccacttcaaaaggtgtgaactatccctttaagggtATGGAATTGGGAACAAATTACCACAGATTGTGCATTTGGTGCAGTGGATAGAATAAACACTGTAGCTCTACTAAAGCATCCATAAAACGACCcgtgtctttatttttaacaagaaTATAATTAGGAGGATTTAATCATGTTATTCCTGACTCAGAGAGGATTTCTTTATAGGCAGTCTGGATAATGAGGAGGTGCAAGTAGGAAGACGTGTGAGGGCCTGACCGGCCCAGCGGTGAGTCCTGGCAGCAGGGTCTCTGGAGACACACAAGCTGGCCCCCTGAGTGATTGTTTGACATAGAGCGCCGCAGCATCCCCCCCCTGCTGAGCTGATTGTGTTGGTCCAAGCAGCTCGTCGCAGCGAGCGTCACCTCCGCTCGGCGGTGTTTAGCAACTGCTGAGGAGCCAGCCTGTGTGAAATCTAAGGCAACTACACTAAAGGCCTCCTACAaccaaatgaaaaagaaatccacACTTTGACAAGCAGGACTCAGATGTCTTAATATTTGGTAATATACTGTGTTTTATCACATGAAGTTCATTACATCAATTGCACAGTACATGCaaatgtgatctttttttttttactcttttgtaaatgaaatgcagccagaagagaagagaagatgTCATTAGTTCTTATTGAATCTGGATTTAACCCATCTCTTCAGCTTATAAAACTCGGCGCGAAACTGAGGGTTGACTGCAGCGTAAATTATCGGGTCGCTCAGTGATGTGATGCAGgtcacagacacagacaggatCTCCAGGTCTTGAATGATCAGCTTCTGCAAAGAGAAATATTTCTCGGCATGCGATGAAAATGAAGCGGGTCGTGCTCAGATTTACCTGTTGACGTCATGAACCCTGACTTACCTGTGGATTCCTGTTCTTGTGGACCACAAAGTTAACCAGGATGCTCGTGAGCAGCGGCAGCCAGAACAACAAGAAGGTTATGATTATGTATCCGGCACGCTTGGCCATTTTACTCTCATTCTTTTTCCTCGCTCTCTCTTTACTTGCTTTTGAAGGCATGATGCAAACAGCGCCTTCTAACTGCATAGCTTCATTATTTGGATCTGGGGGTGGTGATGGCGTTTGATCTGCCGAAGGAGCTGCATGCGCTTCAtctttgttgctgttattttcctgtttcagatcagtcattaaaaaagaagcagcttcGGGATCGTCTCTTTGTTCGGGCTGCACAACACGGAGGCTCGTCTCTTTGGATGCCGTGTCAGTTCTCAAGCTTTCTCTGGGCAGATTTTCAGTGTTGAAATTGGTCGATGCGTCGTGCGCCTCTGTGTTTGAGCCCTGAACGTTTGCAGCAGGGTCTTGATTTGATGGTTCTGTTTCAGCTTTCGTGGAAGTGGGGCTGCAGCTCTCTGCCTTTAATGGTTTCTCCTCAACTTGCCCTGCAAGAGGGTGGGGTCGATCTGTTTCCAAGTGACTCATCTCtgctacatttttaaattctgttttccCCTCAGAACTGATAGATTCACTCTGTGGAGCTTCTCCTGAGGTCAGTGGGGATTTTTTCTTGAATTGATTTGGCTCAGGCTGTGTTAGAGCAACACTTAGGATCTGCTCCGGCCCATTTTCCATAACAGTGGtttctcctttgttttgctTGTCTTCCGCCGAGTCCTTTGTAGGAGGAGAAATGCCTTTGTCGAATATTTTGCGATTGTGCGATCTCACCAAGGCAAATATGCTCGTGTAGAATCCGGTGATGAGTCCGAAACAAGCTGCCCACAGTGGGAGCAGCACGTAAAGTCCAATGGTGTTATAGGAGGGCAACGTTCTTCTTTGCCATCCTTGGCATCTTACGTACACGGGTGAGTCTctcaaaaaaatctgacaaaacacTGCCACCAGAACAGCCAAGGTCCATGTGAGAGGGATCAAAGTCCTGATTCGTTTTTTGC is part of the Kryptolebias marmoratus isolate JLee-2015 linkage group LG11, ASM164957v2, whole genome shotgun sequence genome and harbors:
- the parietopsin gene encoding dopamine D2-like receptor, translated to MRGEPTPVWDSGNITVWEEYFDVVLVVANSLVLFITSVVGIAANTFVILAVCRQKSLQTSVNALVVNLAVVDFLRCVVDCPVLLNIITTVHRRGQVDSLVCDTQMASFSFSCCVQLLTLAFISAERYQAIAKPFEAKQRKKRIRTLIPLTWTLAVLVAVFCQIFLRDSPVYVRCQGWQRRTLPSYNTIGLYVLLPLWAACFGLITGFYTSIFALVRSHNRKIFDKGISPPTKDSAEDKQNKGETTVMENGPEQILSVALTQPEPNQFKKKSPLTSGEAPQSESISSEGKTEFKNVAEMSHLETDRPHPLAGQVEEKPLKAESCSPTSTKAETEPSNQDPAANVQGSNTEAHDASTNFNTENLPRESLRTDTASKETSLRVVQPEQRDDPEAASFLMTDLKQENNSNKDEAHAAPSADQTPSPPPDPNNEAMQLEGAVCIMPSKASKERARKKNESKMAKRAGYIIITFLLFWLPLLTSILVNFVVHKNRNPQKLIIQDLEILSVSVTCITSLSDPIIYAAVNPQFRAEFYKLKRWVKSRFNKN